The following nucleotide sequence is from Mesobacillus jeotgali.
CAGCGGCCAGCGTGTTGGGATCTTTGCCGGAAGTGGTGTCGGGAAGAGTACTTTGCTGGGAATGATTGCGAGAAATACTACCGCAGACCTGAATGTCATTGGACTTATTGGTGAGCGTGGCCGGGAAGTCAGGGAATTCATAGAACGTGATTTGGGGCCGGAAGGGTTAAAACGTTCTATTGTGGTTGTCGCCACTTCTGACCAGCCTGCATTGATGCGGATTAAAGGTGCCTATACGGCAACAGCCATTGCAGAGTATTTTCGCGACAAAGGTTTGAATGTCATGCTGATGATGGACTCTGTTACACGGGTAGCAATGGCCCAGCGGGAAGTAGGACTGGCAGTTGGCGAACCTCCAACTACTAAAGGCTATACTCCTTCAGTGTTCGCCATCCTCTCGAGGCTCCTGGAAAGGACAGGGACAAATGAATTTGGATCCATCACAGGCTTTTACACTGTGCTTGTAGATGGTGATGACATGAATGAGCCGATCGCCGACACGGTACGGGGAATTCTAGATGGCCACTTTGTATTAGACAGGGAATTAGCCAATAAAGGCCAATACCCGGCAGTGAACGTGTTAAAAAGCATTAGCCGAATCATGAACAATATTGTTTCAGATGATCATGTCAAAGCAGCAGAAAGATTGAGGGAATT
It contains:
- the fliI gene encoding flagellar protein export ATPase FliI, with translation MKAEDLLEHVDFMDSFKRYGRVKRVVGLMIESQGPESSIGDVCFIHVGTKKKRKIQAEVVGFQDENVILMPYTSIHDISPGSLVETTMKPLEIKAGPGMIGKVVDSLGVPLDQSSLPKGLASVPTEQDPPNPLSRPPISEPIEVGVRMIDSLLTVGSGQRVGIFAGSGVGKSTLLGMIARNTTADLNVIGLIGERGREVREFIERDLGPEGLKRSIVVVATSDQPALMRIKGAYTATAIAEYFRDKGLNVMLMMDSVTRVAMAQREVGLAVGEPPTTKGYTPSVFAILSRLLERTGTNEFGSITGFYTVLVDGDDMNEPIADTVRGILDGHFVLDRELANKGQYPAVNVLKSISRIMNNIVSDDHVKAAERLRELLSTYINAEDLINIGAYKKGTSAEIDEAIMRYPQILNFLKQGTNEKVSINESVQALLQLVRKG